Within the Opitutaceae bacterium TAV5 genome, the region GGGAATCTCGGGATCGAAGCAGGTCTTGAGGACATCCCAGACCGCCTGCTCGCTGAAAACGCCGCCGGAGGCCGGGGCGGCGGCGGACACCGGACCGAGCGTGGAGAGCTCAAAACCGGCGATGGCGTCGGCATTTTCCCGCGACACGAGAAAAAGGCCGCGATCGGTGCGGAGGGTGACGTTGCCGCCGAGGGTCTGGACCACATCGACCGCGGTGCCAGCCGGGAGGGCGGCGGCGTCGCCAGCGGGAATCGCGGTGGCCGGGGTTTCCTTGAGAAGGCGTGTGCTCATGAGAGGCAGTCTCGGAAGCATCGCGGCAGAGTGTCGAGCCTGGAGCGGTCCGGATGTCCAACATACTGGCCCCGATATCCAACAGATCAGGCGGCGGGGGGGGGGAGGGGGGACCTGCACGATGATGGACGGCGGATGTTCCTGGAGCGGCTGCGCCGCAATCGAAGTTTTCCGGAAGGGAATAGCCGCAAAGAGGCAGCACAAAAGGCGCAAAAAAACGGAAGGAGCGTTTTTGTTTGTTCGTCTGATTTTTTGCGCTTTTTCGTGCCTTTTTGCGGCCATTCAAAACAAGCCACCGCTATATGGAAATCATGCTCTTGGGTACATAGTTTTTCGGAATGGTCTGATGGAGTTTCCGGTTTTCCTCGCAAGGAAACCGCGTTCTTATCGGGGTGATGTCATCGCTACGCCCTGTCCGATTGGTTACCCTGTGGTTTTCGCTGGCCGTCGCGGTCGCGGGTTTCGCGGCGGAGTGGGCGGACCCGCGCGGGTTTTTCGATGACGAAAAGATCACCACCACGCCGATCGCCCCGGGGCTCGTCCGGATCGAGGCGCAGGGCAACCGCGACGGCCTGCGGGTGGAAACACAGGTGCTCGCCGTGGATCTGCACCCGCGCGAGGGCGAGGGGGCGGCGGCATGGCGGCTGGAAACCCTGACCGGCCAGCGTCGCGCCAGCCGGGAAGCCGGCCATTACTTCCCGCGCTCCACGCCGCGGCAGTTGCTGGAAGACAACCCGGGCACGCTCGCCGCGATCAACGCCTCTTTTTTCGACATTCGCTCGACCCAGGTGCCGCTGGGCCTCGTGGTGCGCGGCGGGCAGTTGCTGCGCGAGCCGATGCCGCAACTGTACCCGAGCGTGCTGGCCCTCGCCGACGGGCGCGTGCTCATCGCGCGTCCCGACTGGCGGGCGCGCGTGGTTTTTCGCGGACAGGAAAGGCCGCTGGCCGGCATCAATCTTCCGACCGCCGGAAACACGGATATCGTGCTTTACCGGCCGCCCTGGGAACGCGCTCCGGAGCCGGCGGCTGTTTTTTCGAAAGCGGACGGCACGCTGGAAATCATGCTGCGCCGGAGCAGGGTGAAAGACGCGGCGCCGGAAGCGCAGACCGGCATGGAGGCCGCCATCGCGGCCGTGCGCGCCGGCACCGATCATGTGCCGCAATTGCTGGCGTCGGATGAAATGTCACTGATCGCCGGCCGCGAGGCCGCGCCGTTTTTTCGCGATGCCCGGCCCGGCGAGCGCATCGAAATCTTCTGGACGTTGACCGGCCTGCCCGACGGCGTCCGCGCGGAGGACGTGCGCGACGCCGTGTCGGGCAGCACGATCCTGATCGCGGCAGGCCGGCGTACGGCCGGCTCCGGCAGTTTTTGGGAAACGCGGCATCCGCGCAGCGCCGCGGGCGTGGATGCGACCGGCCGGCGCGTGGTGCTGGTCGTCGCCGACGGGCGTTCGCAACGGAGCGCCGGGATGAACCTGACCACCCTGACCGATTACCTCGTGCATCTGGGCGCGCACGACGCGCTCAACTTCGACGGCGGAGGCTCGTCGGCGCTGGTGACCCGGAGCGAGGGCCGGCCGCAGGTGCTCAACCGCCCCTCGGATGGCCGCGAGCGGCTGATACCGGCCGCTCTGGGCGTCGTCCGCGCGACGGATGGCAAAACCGTTCCGCCGGCACGCGAGGGGGGAGACGACGCCTCCACCGCGACCCTGAATCCGAACTGAATCCGAAGGCGGCGATGGAGCCGGTCCCCGCCCCCCCCCGGCCGGCCAAGGGGAACGGACGTCAGGCCGCCCCGCCGCCTCGGGGTGTTATACCAGCGTCCCGAATGTTTTTGATTTTACACAAAGGCCGCAAAGGACGCGAAGAAGGTAACTGGCAATCCTTTGCGCTCTTTGCGAGCTTTGTGTGAAAATCTGAAGGCTTTGGGGCTTTGGTGTTACCGCGGAGCGATCTCGAGCTCGAGGCGGGCGTAAACACCACGCGGATCGTTGTAGCGATCCAGGGATTTTATCCTGGTCTGCGTCTCGGCAAGAAGGCGGCCGAAAGGACCGCGAATCCGGCTCTCGGGCGAGCGGTAGTTGCCAAACAGGTTGGCCAGCGCCTCGGCCAGCGGCACGGTGGACGGCACCTCCTCGATCGCGTAGCGGTCACCCAGACCGGCTTCCTTCGCGGCGTAGCCGATGGCGTCGGAGAGGCCCCCGATCTCGTCCACAAGGCCGACGCGGAGCGCATCGAGCCCGGACCAGACCCGGCCCTGGGCGATCTCGTGGACGCGCGGCTTTTCAAGCGAACGCGCGGCGGAAACACGTTGCAGGAACTCGTCGTAAGTCCAGTCCACCAGCCGCTGGAAAATCGCCATCTCGGCCGGAGTCTTGGGTCGTGTGACGGTAAATGCGTCGGCGTGGCGGGCCGTCTTCACGCCATCCCAGGTGATGCCGTAGTTGTTGGCCAGTTTCTGCACATCGAACTGCATGCCGAAGACGCCGATCGAGCCGGTCACCGTCGAGGGCTCGGCAAAGATGCGGCTGCCCGCGAGCGAAATCCAGTAGCCGCCGGACGCGGCGTAGTTGCCCATGGATACGATGACCGGCTTCACCTCGCGCGCCAGCCTGAGCTCGCGCAGGATGTGCTCGGACGCGCTGGCAGAGCCGCCGGGGCTGTTGACGCGCAGGACGATGGCGGCGACGTCGTCATCAAGCCGGAGCGACCGGATCTCGCGCGAATACGCATCGCCGCCGACAGCGCCGGGCTCGCCTTCCCCGTCCACGATCTCGCCTTCGGCATAAACGATGGCGATGCGGGCGCCGTGCGATTTTTTCTGCCGGTGGAGTTTCGGGTCGGACAGGGTGCGGGTGTAGTCGCGGATATTGATCTGCCTGAACGGCGTGGTGCCGCTCTCGCCGGTGGCGGACTGGAGCTCGGAAAGGATTTCGTCCCGGTAGGCCACGCGATGGATGAGACCGGCTTCGAGCGCGCTCGCGGGTGTGATCAACCCCTCCCGGTCGATGGCGCCCTGGATGGCGCGAGGGGTGATTTCGCGCGCGCCGGCCACGTCGCTGACCACCGTGCTCCAGAGATCGTCGAGGAGTTTTTGCAACTGCTCGCGGCTTTCCGGGCTGAGGTCGGTGCGGATGAAGGGCTCGACCGCAGACTTGTATTTGCCGGAACGGGTGACCTGCACGCCGATGCCGAAACGCTCGAGCGCGCCGGCGAAAAACATGGGGCGCGATGCAAGGCCGGGCATCTGGATGATGCCGAAAGGATCGACGGAAAGTTCGGTGGCGACGGAACCGAGGTAATATTCGAGCGTGCCGGGCCCGGCGAACCAGGCGCGGACGGGTTTGCCCGCATCG harbors:
- a CDS encoding signal peptidase is translated as MKTFFASLLGTLVALAVFTCGTLVLAVVMIVGLSMIGKETIRIERGSWLVLNLSGTNLTDAPPVFDSSSLGRLLTSNDPEAISLRLLTKAIRTASRDSRISGIYLTGEFTPAGYGTGFASLREVRQALADFRDAGKPVRAWFAGPGTLEYYLGSVATELSVDPFGIIQMPGLASRPMFFAGALERFGIGVQVTRSGKYKSAVEPFIRTDLSPESREQLQKLLDDLWSTVVSDVAGAREITPRAIQGAIDREGLITPASALEAGLIHRVAYRDEILSELQSATGESGTTPFRQINIRDYTRTLSDPKLHRQKKSHGARIAIVYAEGEIVDGEGEPGAVGGDAYSREIRSLRLDDDVAAIVLRVNSPGGSASASEHILRELRLAREVKPVIVSMGNYAASGGYWISLAGSRIFAEPSTVTGSIGVFGMQFDVQKLANNYGITWDGVKTARHADAFTVTRPKTPAEMAIFQRLVDWTYDEFLQRVSAARSLEKPRVHEIAQGRVWSGLDALRVGLVDEIGGLSDAIGYAAKEAGLGDRYAIEEVPSTVPLAEALANLFGNYRSPESRIRGPFGRLLAETQTRIKSLDRYNDPRGVYARLELEIAPR
- a CDS encoding FeS assembly SUF system protein SufT, with the translated sequence MSTRLLKETPATAIPAGDAAALPAGTAVDVVQTLGGNVTLRTDRGLFLVSRENADAIAGFELSTLGPVSAAAPASGGVFSEQAVWDVLKTCFDPEIPVNIVDLGLIYDLSIEKSPANPDLHTVEVKMTLTAPGCGMGPVIAEDARQKIAALPAVESAKVHIVWDPVWNPQMISEAGRQKLGLE